In Solanum lycopersicum chromosome 3, SLM_r2.1, the genomic stretch AAGAAGAAAGGAGAAACAAAAAGATCCATGTAAAAAGAATGTGGAACCAATAAATGTGAAAATGAGTACCTAACAGAAATAATAATCACAACTATTAGAACTGGTAACAAGGGGGTACTAGATTATATCCAGTTCAGTTACTCTATCGAAgccaattttccttttttacaatattattttctttgagTGGAGAATGGAAATACAATAGCTGTAGCTTAGCCCCATAATTGTTTTATGTCAAGATACTTCAACAAAATAGGTTGTGATTACAAATAACAGATAATTAGAGATATGTTAGAGGAACATAAAATATACTAGCATGTAAGTGTAACATGCTTGAGTGCTCGTTGACTTTGGAAAACACCCTCTTAAGCCTCGCATCTGGAATTACTCTTTCCAGAATTCAGGAGCAGTTCTTAGCTTCTGCTGTTATTCAATCCAGAGAGGACTTAATTTGCACTTGGGACAACTTTCATCCCCTTATAGAACTCTATCCTTATTCCCATCTATAACTACTTTTCATTGGAGTGTTCTTATTCTTGTGGGGTTTTTTTTCTGGGTTTACCTAGGTAAAGGGCAACACTGCAAGAGCACCTCAGGATGGTTCTGCAGAAAATCTGATCCATTCGACGATGACAGTACCTTGATCCTTGTTTCAAGAAAGAGTAAACCATCCAGCTAGGATTTCATCATACTCCTAATCCTTTTGCATTTTTCTGCTGATCACTGAAGATTTATGGTATGTTTCGAGATTACTTATTTATTccatttaacttttttttcagtGAGTGGTTAATTATGCTTTGGGAAAAAAATTGTCAGTTACAATCTTCTCTAACAAATaacttctttgaaaaaaaacaaactcaCACCATCTTCTCAAATCAAGAATGAGAAATCTGTTAAAGAAACCTTCGGGGTGGGGCCCAGTGGATTGGGCTTGGGACTTTCATATTGGAgttctcaagttcgaaaccccttgctaccgaaagcaaggggtttgccttctaggtcgagctcgtcgcactGGCTTTGCCTAGTGTGGGTTACCTCACCTATGTGGTTTGCAAACTATTGTAGTGGCTGCGGGTtttccttgtcataaaaaaatctGTTAAAGATAAACCCCTCTTGGTGCATGAAGTTTCCAAGAGAAgctatttttgataaatctcTTGTTAGAACTGTATACCAAGTGACATAGTGATCCTATCATACGGTTGATACATGTCCATTCTGCTGTTTCGTTGACACTCACTCGCGATATTAGACCATAATCTGACTCTACATATTCTTAACACAGTCATCCCAAATAATCATCATTCAGCTGGCCCACATCTAATTTGTAGCTTGTTGCTTGTTTATTTGTCTGTTTTGCGGATTTTGCTGTTATTCGTAGTTCCAGTCACCTGTTGTCTAAATCAATCTAAGTTTTCTGCATTTTGAAGTGGATGAAGGGCCTACGCCCTTTGCATCAATATGAGGATTCTCCTCCAGCTTGCTATGATGCAGAAATGACccaaagttttttttatgttccCATCATAAATGAAAGGATCACATTGGTTCTCAATTGCATCATGTAAAACCACAAGtttgatgaaaaaattgttatttcaaATACATTTTAATGGAAGTTATCTGcatctctatgcatgtgcaGTTGGGTGTCATCAATGTCTGAAAGTTTATCAGTCGTGAAAATATGAGAACGGTGAGATGCACGCCAACTGGTTCAAGGGAAAAAGTCTTATTACCTGTACAAAGGTTTGATACTAATGAAGATGTCTCTCTATCGGAAAGTGTACATTCAATTTTGCATATAGAGTGGAGCTAATATCCGTAGTACACATTAGGATGAACTGAAGGCTGCTGTTTCTATGATGAGTAGGTGAAAGGAAATGAAATTCATGATAATAAACAACACGCTGTGATATGTTCTTCCTCGTTTGAATTCATTGAGCTGTTGAAGTACCTACGCTTACCCACTTCATACGGTTCTCTTTCTCCTAACTGTGTAAAGAAGTATGCGgacttctttttatttgtttgatccGAGGGTTCCATATCTTGTCAATTTTGATAATGTTACTGTAGAATTAACACTACgagaatacaaatacaaatagcACCTTAATCAATGTATAATTAATGCAAGTGTTACTATTTAGCATTATTCTTATACATTTTATCAATCGACCCTTTAAGTAGGTGTACTTGAATCAACTAGGAATATATTAAGACGGCATACTTAAGTTCTTTTATAAACGGCATACTTAAGTTCTTTTATAAAGTGAATTCGTTTACATTAgtctttttctattttgttaccTGCATTCTCTTTCAAAACTCACTTTCCAAATGCATCCACTCATTTGCTTCTTTCAAATCACTGCCATGGACGAAGATAATAAAAATACGTTATTCATTATGCATCAGTCTCTGGTACATCAAGCAAACATGCTGGTACCTTAGTGCCAATTCATTAGATTTTTTCAATAAACATTAGCATAATTGTGAGGAGAGTCTCGTTcaattagtaatattttattaatcttgCTAATATATGTCTACTTTTCCACTTTGTATCGTACATGCGGGGCTGTCAGAATATCATGTGGAAACACATGATAACTTAGCATCAGTGTAATGGCAATGAGTGCCTTTTGTTTTCAGCTTTATGCTCATTCCGAAGTTCTTTACATTGAAAATTCTTTTTCATGCTGAACATATAACAATACAACTagcaatacttatagttttggTGTAAAGGTCAGAAGATGGTGTAATCTATCTCTGGATAGAAAAACCTCGTTCTTGAACTTTAGtaacaaagaaaaaaggaagagaaaattAATAGAAGAAGCTTTTGATCTGTGGAAGACATGGTActctttcaattaaatttgaaatacaaattCCGCTTCACTGGAGATATCTCCACCAAGTACACATTAGAGAGACTTCTCTTTCAAAGCCAAAAAAAGAGCACATGGATGTACACAACAGAAAGCTTAGCAACATTTCACCAAAGATGAAACAGTAACCTCTACATTTAAGAAACTACTGCACGCAATTTTTACTTATCATATTCCAATTCCAATTCAGCTTTTACTTCCATCCACGGAGTGACTTAGAACTTCTTGAGCTTCGGCCAAAGCTGATTCTCTTGCATCAGCAgcatataatatctttttaacTGCCATAGCCATCTGCGGAATGCAATAATAATACGACAAAACCATTGATTAGATGACTCGTAACACACATTAATGATATAATGAAGAAACTTTGCTCTAACAGAAGGAGCAGTGTGTTCAGTATTATGCTTATACACAATTGCCAATCAACGTACAATCACTTAAGTGGAATCTCTAAAGTATCATACATGATGCCAATGTGATGTTCAAATAATGGGAAAAAATAGCAGAAAGGTCAAACAATTTCTCATAGCCAGCATAATTCAGAAGAAAGCAAAGTAAAATGAACCACTCCATATAAATACTCTCCTTATCATGTCATACATATGACAATTAGAAAACATTAATGAAGGAAATCCATGATACAAGCAACTGGTGTAGTTTTGTAAGCTACAGAGGGGCTGGGTTTAGGGGTCTGAAACTATCAGTGTTATGTAATAGAAGGGAGGCACAAAGTTCCTCTAGCCCAATAAGTTCACATTCAATCACTTATATGCTGATCCTTCTCAGAGATGTTTGTTAGTTATCAGTTAGACATGCACAAGAAAGTCAACACTGTAGAGAAGAGCTTTTTGTAGCTAGCCAACTACATCACAATCAATTCACTTTTGGTAGAGATGGGAAAGAAAAACTTACCGGGATATCTTCTAAGTCTGGAGTCTGACAGAGAATCTCAATATCTCGTAACTTTGCAAAATAAAAATCTCTTTCTTTCTCCAAATGGTCAACAGAGAGCTTGAGATCTGTAACCTGGATGGTTAAGATATGAGTGCCAATAAACAGTCGAAGTACTAGGCAACCAAAACAGGGGATACTTATCACAAAAGGAAAGAGAAACAATAAAACTCCATTAACAACTATACCACAATCCCTGTTAGTTGGGAGATCTGTTATGAGAACCCGGATATCCATTTCGGTCTTTTTCACTCCACTACTCAACAATTCATCTATTAGGATGAATCAAATCCTGGCATATCCTTATGCAGTCACATAACATCTATAACTGAACTTAAGGCTCCTGTCAAAATCCGAACCTAATGTcgaagagaaagagaaaaaaaatagaaccaACAGCAGCAGATGTGATCCATTAGTGCTAAGATAACCATATCTTAAGCCTCGAATGTTCTACATTTTGGTGTGGTTTGGCGGTCCAAAAAAGTTCTGCAAGATCATGACAGAATAGGAGTATCTTTTGACCATACAGAAACAAGTGCTGTGATTGACTAAGCCAGCTTAAATTGAGCTTACTAGTGCTTCAAAATTAGAAGAGACATTTATTCATTCACTCAATCAATCTGCTAAAAGCTAAGCAATCAACTTCACACAAATATAAGACTGTTACCTCCTTTGACAAAGCCTGAATCTCCGTTGAAGAATTAACCCCACCCATTACTGGACTTGACCTTCCTTGTTTTATTCCTAGTCaaaaacatagtttaagaaaaGTAATACTAACTGAGAATAGATAAGGAATATATCTGTCGCTCACCTGTAGTCTTAGTCAAGCCTTCCCCTAATCCAGGGTTATGACTGTTGTTAGTTAGAAGTGACTTTGCAGATCTCTGAGAACCCTTCACATTTCGTTCCCTTCCAACCTTACTTCTACGTTCCAGAGGATTATAGTTCCTGCACAATCACAACGGAGAGGCAACTAGTGAGTATCTGGCATCCAAATTTTAGAAGAGAAACAGAACACTCAAGTATGTTAGAAGAAGCACATACTCATTCATAATACCACCATTTACAGACTCACAGTAACGCTTCAGCCATTGCAGAAACTCCAAATTATCCAATGGACGGCCCTTAACAAGCCTGTTAACTTCAATATGCTGCAAGCAGAATAGAAACCATCAAAAAGAATCATCTAGTTCCTCTCAACAGCAGGTTATTTTGTTTCATCAAGGGTAAACATTGATGGATGAAAACTTTGTTATAAAGATAGTTGTGCAGGTAATACAGAAGGGAAAATCTCAAAGTAACTATTCCTCAAAATCAGCATTGAATTAGTATGTCTGAATATATTCTAAGAAGAATCAACTATTTGTTTTTCATAACAATGGTGTCCAGACCAACTTGCTTGCACCTCGACTATTCCACTGGGTACTTGCAATAATCCACtaacaaaaaaagaatcttGTTCTACTTCTACTGttactattatttataatatacgATAAGCACCATCACAGATCCAAAATGCTAAATACAGAAAAGTAAAAACTAGGTGAGACAAGTATGTTGAAAGATTTCAGCCCCACTTCATATGACATGCCCTGAGAGGGTTGCATTCGGAAGAAAGACGGGAGCCAAACTTCCTCAGTAAAAAGATCTACATAAAACTTGAAATGTGTTTCGTAAGAAATAACCTTGTCAATTTTTAGCTTGCTAAACACATCTTGCAGCACTTTGTAGTTTTGGATCATGTCATATTCAGTCTTTGCATCAAAGTTAACCTGTAACCAAATATGATCGATAAAAGATGCCACAACAAATCAAACATGTTATGATAGGACCACCAGAACATCAGATGCAGTAATCACCTTGTGCATTGGAACAGCTCCTGGATAGGTCATGTCCATCATCTGACACTGCACAGCCCCAGATGCAACCTAACACAATAAATTTGtaattcaaatatgtaataaaacattagaagagaaataaaatcatcaacattTCAAAATGTAATACTACTATACTGTAAAACATGTAATACTTAGTTAAATAACTGAACATATAAGGTTGCTAAAATGTTCTTTTCCATTCATTACAAAAAAGATGCAACTTGAACCTTTAAAGCAAACTGTGATACGAGCTCAACCCTACTTCATAGATAAATCACATAGGCATTTGCTTATCTAGTAACATAAATTTGAAAGGAGAATGTGAACACCAAATTTAATCTGTTTT encodes the following:
- the LOC101264612 gene encoding microtubule-associated protein RP/EB family member 1B, yielding MANIGIMDSAYFVGRNELLTWINARLQLNLTRIEEVASGAVQCQMMDMTYPGAVPMHKVNFDAKTEYDMIQNYKVLQDVFSKLKIDKHIEVNRLVKGRPLDNLEFLQWLKRYCESVNGGIMNENYNPLERRSKVGRERNVKGSQRSAKSLLTNNSHNPGLGEGLTKTTGIKQGRSSPVMGGVNSSTEIQALSKEVTDLKLSVDHLEKERDFYFAKLRDIEILCQTPDLEDIPMAMAVKKILYAADARESALAEAQEVLSHSVDGSKS